AACAAACATGAATACGACCATTAATGTCTTGTATTACAAATCAAAAACTCTTGCAAAACAAATGAAGTTATTTTTCATTCTAAAATAGAAATATACCTCTCCAAAGAAGCTTTTTCCGCTTCGGCAACTAGCAAGTAAAAATCATCATGTTGTTGCTCCGTGTGAGAAACCTCCAAAGCCTTGTAATAACGTAACTTCATATCATTATCACTTTTAAAAGTAACAATAGTATAACCTTTTTGCAGTAAATAAAGATTCATCAGAAGTCGAGAAGTACGCCCGTTACCATCTATAAATGGATGTATCCTCACCAGTTCATCATGCAAGTAAGCGGCGATAATAACAGGATGAATATTTTCTTTTTCCATGCTTTGAAATGCAAGCATGAAATCTTCCATTAGTTTCTCTAACAAATAAGGTTGAGACGGTACGTGTGTGCTACCCGAGATCATTACAGGTACGGTTCTATAACTTCCAGCATTCTCTCTATCTATGCCATGTAACACAAGTGCATGAATCTCCTTGATTGTCCTTTGGCTTATTTCAATATCCTGTTGAGCAACCTCCTTTATATAGCCAATAGCCTCTGCATGATTGATTGCCTCCAAGTGTTCACGCATGGATTTACCAGAAATGGTGATTCCTTCATTCACGACAAGTGCTGTTTCTTGTAAAGTGAGGGTGTTTCCCTCTATACGGTTGCTCTCGTAAGTGTATTCTATATCCAAAGCATCTTGTATTTTCTTTAACGCCTCAACGGGTAAAGGACGCAAGGACGATAACCGCAGTTTCAATGAATCCACTTCTTTTAATAAATCAACCAACTTGCTATTCATGTTGCCATATTTTTAGTTGATTACAAAGGTAAGAAATTATCAGTGTTTATATCTAGTGGGAAAATACAAAATTCTGGTCGATATATACATTTGAAATACCCCCCAAAAGTTGGACACAAAATTATCAATTTATTTGACGAAGGGGCTATCCAAAAAGTCATTTTATCCTCCAAAAACTCCTCCGTCACTTCGTGCCACCTCCTCTATAAACAGAGGAGGAGCTGGTGACTTTTATCGAAGACAGAGAGCATTTCAACTCTTCCTCTGTTTATCGGGGAAGAGAGTTTGAAAAATAACTTTTGGGACAACCCCT
The window above is part of the Butyricimonas paravirosa genome. Proteins encoded here:
- a CDS encoding Fic family protein; amino-acid sequence: MNSKLVDLLKEVDSLKLRLSSLRPLPVEALKKIQDALDIEYTYESNRIEGNTLTLQETALVVNEGITISGKSMREHLEAINHAEAIGYIKEVAQQDIEISQRTIKEIHALVLHGIDRENAGSYRTVPVMISGSTHVPSQPYLLEKLMEDFMLAFQSMEKENIHPVIIAAYLHDELVRIHPFIDGNGRTSRLLMNLYLLQKGYTIVTFKSDNDMKLRYYKALEVSHTEQQHDDFYLLVAEAEKASLERYISILE